In the Paenibacillus sp. FSL R7-0337 genome, CTATCAAATGGCGGAGGAGCTGCTGGAGCGCCGGGGAGTATCACTGGACTCGATCGCGGAGATCGTCTATATCCTGCAATCGGTCTATTATCCCAGCTTAACGCAGGAGGAGTGCCTGAGCAGCGTCAAGTCGGTCCTGAACAAAAGAGAAGTCCAGTATACGCTCATGACCGGGATTGCGCTGGATGAGTTAGCCGAGAAGAAGCTGTTGCCCCAGCCGTTTCAGGCGGTAATGGAAGCGGATGAATCGCTCTACGGGGCGGACGAGACGCTGGCACTGGGCATCACGAGCGTGTATGGAATGATCGGCCTGACCAGCTTCGGCTACCTGGATAAAATAAAGCTTGGAATTATCGGCAAATTGAATGATGATAAAGGGAGCATTCATGTATTTCTGGATGATCTTGTGGCCGGAATTGCGGCTGCAGCTTCAGCCCGGATCGCCCACGGGCATGAGGGTGCGAAGGTCTATCCCCATGTGACCGGGACCGAATAACGGCTGTTCCTGATGCGCTGCGACCGGCCTCCCGGGCCTGAGTCCTTCCTGCCGGGCTTGCTTGCGGGAAAAAAGAAAACTGTGTTATCATAATTTCATTATATTCAGGATACGGCTGGATTCGAGATTAGGGAGGCCTTGCAGGGCATGTGGACGGTAATCTATATAGCGCCGACCGCCAAAGTGGCGGAGATGATCCAGAGGAAGCTTACGGAAGAAGGATTTCTGATTAAATGCCGTCCCATCAATATGTCCAAGCAGCAGTTTGAGATTCTGGTTCCTTCGGGAGAGCTTGAAGAAGTGCAGGAGGTCCTCAATCTGATTCTGCATCCCTGAAGAGTATGGCA is a window encoding:
- a CDS encoding phosphatidylglycerophosphatase A codes for the protein MSYQMAEELLERRGVSLDSIAEIVYILQSVYYPSLTQEECLSSVKSVLNKREVQYTLMTGIALDELAEKKLLPQPFQAVMEADESLYGADETLALGITSVYGMIGLTSFGYLDKIKLGIIGKLNDDKGSIHVFLDDLVAGIAAAASARIAHGHEGAKVYPHVTGTE